A single genomic interval of uncultured Desulfobacter sp. harbors:
- a CDS encoding ion transporter, translating to MSEIKPQDGFQRIRHRLHEIIFEADTRAGKWFDLILIFSILSSVLVVMLDSVATVKVSYGPLLYGIEWGFTLLFTLEYLLRLFCVKKPLRYAFSFLGIVDLLAVLPTYLSLVLPGSQYMLVIRILRVLRVFRVLKLASYVGEATILMRALLASRRKVTIFLLTIVTLVVIFGSLMYLIEGAQNGFTSIPRSIYWAIVTMTTVGYGDISPKTNLGQGLASMIMILGYSIIAVPTGIVTAELSHATRKKISTQACPACMAHGHDPDAVFCKFCSERLNPLSGKEDPISPEGPPDEHLPEFNMRK from the coding sequence ATGTCAGAAATCAAACCCCAGGATGGGTTTCAGAGGATCCGGCACCGGCTCCACGAGATCATTTTTGAAGCCGATACCCGGGCTGGTAAATGGTTTGACCTTATTCTCATCTTCTCCATTCTCTCCAGCGTCCTAGTAGTCATGCTGGACAGTGTGGCAACTGTAAAGGTCAGTTACGGGCCCCTTTTGTACGGGATTGAATGGGGATTTACCCTCCTGTTTACCCTGGAGTACCTGCTGCGCCTCTTCTGTGTGAAAAAACCGTTGCGTTATGCCTTTAGTTTTCTGGGAATTGTGGACCTCCTGGCGGTGCTGCCCACCTACCTGAGCCTGGTCCTGCCGGGAAGCCAGTACATGCTGGTGATACGTATTCTAAGGGTGCTCCGGGTCTTCAGGGTGCTGAAACTGGCCTCTTATGTGGGAGAGGCCACGATCCTCATGCGGGCGCTTCTGGCCAGCCGCCGTAAGGTCACTATCTTTCTTTTGACCATTGTCACCCTGGTAGTGATCTTCGGCTCCCTCATGTACCTCATCGAGGGGGCGCAAAACGGCTTTACCAGTATTCCCAGGAGCATTTACTGGGCCATTGTAACCATGACCACTGTGGGATACGGGGACATTTCCCCCAAGACCAACCTGGGCCAGGGCCTGGCCTCGATGATCATGATCCTGGGCTATTCCATTATTGCCGTACCTACGGGCATTGTTACGGCGGAGCTGAGCCACGCCACCCGGAAAAAAATATCGACCCAGGCCTGTCCGGCCTGCATGGCCCATGGCCATGATCCGGACGCAGTGTTCTGTAAATTCTGTTCAGAACGGCTGAATCCGTTAAGCGGCAAAGAAGACCCGATCAGTCCGGAAGGACCGCCGGATGAACACTTACCCGAATTTAACATGAGGAAATGA
- a CDS encoding indolepyruvate ferredoxin oxidoreductase subunit alpha yields MKKLGDILMDNEPFEEILMGNEAIVRAMVETGTKVVTSYPGSPTPEIATAINSIPEEKRPFYFEFSVNEKVAGEVAFGAAVNGNLSCVFFKSVGLNVALDTVVQFSLMNIIGGLVIVVGDDPGANSSQNEQDNRNVYQMARLTVFEPASPKEAYIYYKDAAAFAKKEQTAAVLRLTTHVCHAREKIRFDKFNPPPLFRNDFNRDNGPYIPLTSTALEMKGEAIRKLKQAQRFARTKQLNTILSSDTNQGLGIITSGLTYLSVLDVLETTQTRPDILKLGMINPLDEQILIDFLSSHKQVLILEELDNILELQIKALAFDNGINTSIIGKVDDDDFIGEYTPDKTFKKLGTTWPDLGLNPADEDSELFDVPARPAQMCPGCGHRSAFFAIKKALSASDITIADIGCHTLGFLPPYNIGEILMCMGASTGIASGLALENSKRVVAFLGDSTFFHAGLPGIINAVFNRHDVTLIVMENGTTAMTGHQDHAGKSISIEALLSGLGIEQVLSCDTYSQEKLTDLVRQSMAHKGLSVVIARHPCMLKFTRTQRKKTGYVQKHISIDQKACTRTHTCVEQFGCPSFIRNKDGRIDINLDLCIGDGSCRPSCPEQAIGFDREEK; encoded by the coding sequence ATGAAAAAATTAGGTGACATCCTGATGGACAATGAGCCGTTTGAAGAAATTCTTATGGGCAATGAAGCGATCGTCAGAGCGATGGTGGAAACCGGAACAAAAGTGGTGACCTCTTATCCGGGATCTCCGACACCTGAGATCGCGACGGCTATCAACAGTATCCCTGAAGAAAAACGGCCGTTTTACTTTGAGTTTTCCGTCAATGAAAAGGTGGCCGGTGAGGTGGCCTTCGGAGCAGCCGTTAACGGCAATTTAAGCTGCGTCTTTTTTAAAAGCGTGGGATTAAATGTCGCATTGGACACCGTTGTCCAGTTCAGTCTAATGAATATTATTGGCGGCCTGGTGATCGTGGTGGGCGACGATCCCGGCGCCAACTCATCCCAAAATGAACAGGACAACCGGAATGTTTATCAAATGGCGCGGCTGACTGTGTTTGAACCGGCATCGCCAAAAGAAGCCTACATATATTATAAAGATGCGGCCGCATTTGCAAAAAAAGAACAAACCGCAGCTGTACTCAGGCTGACCACCCATGTGTGTCATGCCAGGGAAAAAATCAGGTTCGATAAATTCAACCCGCCGCCATTGTTCCGCAATGATTTCAATCGGGACAACGGTCCGTATATTCCCCTGACGTCGACGGCACTGGAGATGAAAGGCGAGGCGATCCGGAAATTAAAACAGGCCCAACGGTTTGCGAGAACCAAGCAGCTTAATACTATTTTATCTTCGGATACAAACCAGGGCCTGGGAATCATTACCTCCGGCTTGACTTACCTGTCTGTTCTGGATGTTCTTGAAACAACCCAAACGCGTCCGGATATCTTAAAACTGGGCATGATCAATCCCCTGGATGAACAAATTCTTATCGATTTTCTGTCATCACACAAGCAGGTGCTGATACTTGAAGAACTGGACAATATACTCGAGCTTCAAATCAAAGCCCTGGCATTTGATAATGGAATAAATACGTCCATCATTGGAAAAGTTGATGATGACGATTTTATCGGTGAATACACCCCGGATAAAACCTTTAAAAAACTGGGGACAACCTGGCCGGATTTAGGATTAAATCCGGCAGATGAAGATAGTGAACTCTTTGACGTGCCGGCAAGACCTGCGCAGATGTGTCCGGGTTGCGGCCACCGGAGTGCTTTTTTTGCCATTAAGAAAGCGTTGTCCGCATCTGATATTACTATAGCGGATATCGGGTGCCACACGCTGGGATTTCTGCCGCCGTACAATATCGGCGAAATTTTAATGTGTATGGGGGCGTCCACTGGTATTGCATCCGGGCTGGCCCTGGAAAACAGCAAACGGGTGGTGGCATTTCTGGGAGATTCAACTTTTTTCCACGCGGGCCTTCCCGGAATTATCAATGCCGTGTTCAACCGGCATGATGTTACGCTGATTGTAATGGAAAACGGTACGACTGCCATGACAGGACACCAGGATCACGCCGGTAAATCAATCTCGATTGAGGCACTTTTAAGCGGACTCGGTATCGAACAGGTCCTGTCGTGTGATACATACAGTCAGGAAAAACTCACGGATCTGGTCAGGCAATCCATGGCACACAAAGGCCTGAGCGTTGTAATTGCCCGTCATCCATGCATGTTGAAATTCACCCGGACCCAAAGAAAGAAAACAGGGTATGTCCAAAAGCACATTTCCATTGATCAGAAGGCCTGCACCCGAACCCATACCTGTGTCGAGCAGTTCGGCTGCCCCAGCTTTATACGAAATAAAGACGGCCGCATAGATATTAATCTTGATCTGTGTATCGGGGACGGGTCCTGCCGTCCGTCCTGTCCGGAACAGGCCATCGGATTTGACAGGGAGGAAAAATGA
- a CDS encoding MBL fold metallo-hydrolase, whose protein sequence is MHHTQMLRRITGPYNLNTYFLVCKKSRKTVIIDPGGRVEELAEFIRENDLIPDKILLTHGHADQFFSMDAFKQIASIPYCLHGDDDDFFKDPEVRTKTKQSIGLPPPYPADIRMNDGDTVAFGSCELTVIHTPGHTPGSVCLLCEDHLFTGDAIFVGEAGRTDLPGGNLPCLIESIRVKILPLDKKTVILPGHHHTGDPSWSTIEQEMKTNIYITDFILDE, encoded by the coding sequence GTGCACCATACACAGATGCTCCGACGGATCACAGGACCTTATAATCTTAATACCTATTTCCTGGTCTGTAAAAAATCCCGGAAGACAGTCATTATTGATCCGGGCGGAAGAGTTGAGGAATTAGCAGAGTTCATCCGGGAAAACGATCTTATCCCTGATAAAATCCTGTTGACCCATGGACATGCCGACCAGTTCTTTTCCATGGATGCATTCAAACAAATCGCCAGCATACCTTATTGTCTTCACGGGGATGATGATGACTTCTTTAAAGATCCGGAAGTAAGGACAAAAACGAAACAGTCCATTGGTCTGCCGCCGCCCTACCCGGCAGATATCAGGATGAATGATGGCGATACCGTAGCCTTCGGTTCTTGTGAACTGACCGTTATCCATACCCCCGGACATACGCCCGGCTCGGTCTGTCTGCTGTGCGAGGACCATCTGTTTACGGGGGATGCCATCTTTGTGGGAGAGGCCGGACGGACGGATCTGCCGGGCGGAAACCTCCCTTGCCTGATTGAGTCCATCAGGGTTAAAATCCTGCCGCTTGACAAAAAAACCGTGATCCTTCCGGGTCATCACCATACCGGTGATCCTTCCTGGTCGACCATAGAACAGGAGATGAAGACCAATATCTATATCACCGATTTTATTCTGGATGAATGA
- a CDS encoding mechanosensitive ion channel domain-containing protein gives MELLHQINQEAIIRGALLAGFALVLIGLSQKVIPWIADRLSGRHRLYVLATVPLIRLVIILASLWIIISIVVDPTTENIFALLGALGLALGFAFKDYIGSLIAGIVTLYELPYRLGDWISVDGVYGEVKSIGMRSYEILTPDDTMVVIPHLKLWTEKIFNANDGSRHLQCAARFYLHPEHDPRQVIQALEDTAMTSAYLQVLKPITIVASEGPWATEYRVKAYPVDPRDQFRFTTDLTLRGKQALMALGVRFPAPGVPDSGNTA, from the coding sequence ATGGAACTTTTACACCAGATAAACCAGGAAGCCATTATCAGAGGAGCTTTGTTGGCCGGCTTCGCCCTGGTGCTGATCGGACTCAGTCAGAAAGTGATCCCGTGGATAGCGGACCGACTCTCCGGCCGGCATCGGCTCTATGTCCTGGCCACGGTACCGCTGATTCGCCTTGTGATCATCCTGGCCTCCCTGTGGATCATCATCTCCATTGTCGTGGATCCAACGACCGAAAATATCTTTGCCCTGCTCGGGGCCCTGGGCCTGGCCCTGGGGTTTGCGTTCAAAGACTATATCGGCAGCCTCATCGCCGGAATCGTCACCCTCTATGAACTACCCTACCGGCTCGGGGATTGGATCTCTGTGGACGGGGTTTACGGAGAGGTCAAATCCATCGGCATGCGGTCCTATGAAATCCTCACCCCTGATGATACGATGGTGGTGATCCCCCATCTAAAGCTCTGGACGGAAAAAATCTTCAATGCCAACGACGGCAGCCGGCACCTCCAGTGTGCTGCCAGGTTTTACCTCCACCCCGAGCACGACCCCAGGCAGGTGATCCAGGCCCTGGAAGATACGGCCATGACCAGCGCCTATCTCCAGGTGTTAAAGCCGATAACCATCGTTGCATCGGAAGGGCCCTGGGCCACGGAATACAGGGTCAAAGCCTATCCGGTGGATCCCCGGGACCAGTTCCGGTTCACAACGGACCTGACCCTCAGGGGAAAGCAGGCCCTGATGGCGCTGGGGGTGCGTTTTCCTGCTCCCGGAGTACCGGACAGCGGGAATACAGCATGA
- a CDS encoding 2-oxoacid:acceptor oxidoreductase family protein, translating into MNTFNIYITGVGGQGIGLLSQTLLRAIDYAGIQAIAVDTHGLAQRGGVVVSQIRCGDAVHSPLIMKKRADLVLGMEIHEAMRGLITAGKEGGTLVFLDVSWQPLPVRLGQNKEITSEDILDVCQTTGIMPIKVDLGRLKDSRMQNMALLGTIAGKKLIPGTEPHHFFQALEDLLAGRLLTENKRLFTEYMSG; encoded by the coding sequence ATGAATACCTTTAACATCTATATTACCGGGGTTGGCGGGCAGGGGATCGGATTGCTCAGCCAGACGTTGCTGCGCGCAATTGATTATGCCGGTATCCAAGCCATTGCAGTGGATACCCACGGGCTTGCACAGAGAGGCGGGGTGGTGGTGTCGCAGATTCGGTGCGGGGACGCGGTTCACTCTCCCTTGATAATGAAGAAACGTGCAGATCTGGTTCTGGGAATGGAGATTCATGAAGCCATGCGGGGACTGATAACAGCGGGCAAAGAAGGAGGGACGCTCGTATTTCTGGATGTGTCCTGGCAGCCACTCCCGGTGCGACTCGGTCAAAATAAAGAGATTACCTCTGAAGATATCCTTGATGTATGTCAAACCACTGGTATAATGCCGATAAAAGTTGATCTTGGCCGCCTGAAAGATTCACGGATGCAGAATATGGCTCTTTTGGGTACCATTGCCGGCAAAAAACTGATCCCGGGTACTGAACCCCATCATTTTTTCCAGGCACTGGAGGATCTTCTGGCAGGCAGACTGCTGACGGAAAACAAACGTCTGTTTACGGAATATATGTCAGGTTAG